One genomic region from Streptomyces sp. NBC_01304 encodes:
- a CDS encoding aminopeptidase P family protein encodes MRRQTVAEQLENPETPEEAEEQEPIKQRKNGLYPGVSDELAASMASGWADTELTDPQPIAQAEHTAARRAALSARFPGERLVIPAGNLKTRSNDTEYDFRASTEYAYLTGNQTEDGVLVLEPVKDGHKATIYLLPRSNRENGEFWLDGQGELWVGRRHSLTEAGQIYGIPASDVRELPAALAESTGDTRVVRGHDAGIEKALADKVTAERDEELRVFLSEARLVKDAFEIAQLEQACASTARGFEDVVKVLDKAEATSERYIEGTFFLRARVEGNDVGYGSICAAGPHATTLHWVRNNGEVRSGDLLLLDAGVETNELYTADVTRTLPINGRFNELQRKIYDAVYEAQEAGIAAVKPGASYRDFHDAAQAVLAAKLVEWGLVEGPVEKVLELGLQRRWTLHGTGHMLGMDVHDCAAARRESYVDGTLEPGMCLTVEPGLYFQADDVTVPEEYRGIGVRIEDDILVTEDGNRNLSDQLPRRSDEVEAWMAQLKG; translated from the coding sequence ATGAGGAGGCAGACCGTGGCTGAGCAGCTCGAGAACCCGGAGACCCCGGAAGAAGCTGAAGAGCAGGAGCCGATCAAGCAGCGCAAGAACGGCCTGTACCCGGGTGTGTCCGACGAGCTCGCCGCGAGCATGGCCTCCGGCTGGGCCGACACCGAGCTGACCGATCCGCAGCCCATCGCCCAGGCCGAGCACACCGCCGCCCGCCGCGCCGCGCTCTCCGCGCGCTTCCCGGGCGAGCGTCTGGTGATCCCCGCAGGCAATCTCAAGACGCGCTCCAACGACACCGAGTACGACTTCCGCGCCTCCACCGAGTACGCGTACCTCACCGGCAACCAGACGGAGGACGGCGTCCTCGTCCTGGAGCCGGTGAAGGACGGCCACAAGGCCACCATTTACCTACTGCCGCGTTCCAACCGTGAGAACGGCGAGTTCTGGCTGGACGGCCAGGGCGAGCTCTGGGTCGGCCGCCGCCACTCCCTCACCGAGGCCGGGCAGATCTACGGCATCCCCGCCTCCGACGTGCGCGAGCTGCCCGCCGCGCTCGCCGAGTCGACCGGCGACACGCGCGTGGTGCGCGGCCACGACGCCGGCATCGAGAAGGCGCTGGCCGACAAGGTCACCGCCGAGCGCGACGAGGAGCTGCGGGTCTTCCTCTCCGAGGCCCGTCTGGTCAAGGACGCCTTCGAGATCGCCCAGCTGGAGCAGGCCTGCGCCTCCACCGCGCGTGGCTTCGAGGACGTCGTGAAGGTCCTCGACAAGGCCGAGGCGACCTCGGAGCGCTACATCGAGGGCACTTTCTTCCTGCGCGCCCGCGTCGAGGGCAACGACGTCGGCTACGGCTCGATCTGCGCCGCGGGCCCGCACGCCACGACCCTGCACTGGGTGCGCAACAACGGCGAGGTCCGCTCCGGCGACCTGCTGCTGCTCGACGCGGGTGTCGAGACCAATGAGCTGTACACCGCGGACGTGACCCGGACCCTCCCGATCAACGGCCGCTTCAACGAGCTGCAGCGCAAGATCTACGACGCCGTGTACGAGGCCCAGGAGGCCGGTATCGCGGCCGTGAAGCCGGGCGCCTCGTACCGCGACTTCCACGACGCCGCGCAGGCCGTGCTCGCCGCGAAGCTGGTCGAGTGGGGCCTGGTCGAGGGCCCGGTCGAGAAGGTGCTCGAGCTCGGGCTGCAGCGCCGCTGGACGCTGCACGGCACCGGCCACATGCTCGGCATGGACGTCCACGACTGCGCCGCCGCGCGCCGCGAGTCGTACGTCGACGGCACGCTGGAGCCGGGCATGTGCCTGACCGTCGAGCCCGGCCTGTACTTCCAGGCGGACGACGTGACGGTGCCCGAGGAGTACCGGGGCATCGGCGTCCGGATCGAGGACGACATCCTGGTCACCGAGGACGGCAACCGGAACCTCTCCGACCAGCTGCCGCGGCGCTCCGACGAGGTCGAGGCGTGGATGGCGCAGCTCAAGGGCTAG
- a CDS encoding PP2C family protein-serine/threonine phosphatase — MLDIHSSARVDVDPLLAAQNDMGVCDAIGQYAPAGKPNAMNAPHPGKVAGIDSTVPPPAHTVAPVSTPSPAPGAVLQDRLAGWVSDLTTLHELTERLARTGALDDALHELLRAGAALVGARRGLVVLEPADGHGPSSTVGLGLAHADLGHLETVPRTATSYGQLIDNPVGLPGSGAEIAHADLLAEDGLDPRHREVAARLGYAASYALALSTESAGRLGAVVWLYDEPAEPVERQRHLVGLYARYATEHLARLVELERGRTKLATIAEELLPSRLARVAGVQLAARHRTGPRGGGDWYDALPLPEGALGLAVGSVTGAGPSAVAAMGRLRASLRAYAVMEGEDPVAVLSDLELLMRLTEPARSATALFAYCEPKQRKIVLAGAGHAPPLVIGERRTEFVETSLSAPLGMLSCWEAPSVELSPEPGETVLLYTDGLLHRTGDAMDRAFGRLHAAAASVPKSLRDDPGSIADHVLRHVLPDGLDEADSQEDVVILAARFE, encoded by the coding sequence AAAGTGGCCGGAATCGACTCAACGGTTCCCCCACCCGCGCACACTGTCGCGCCTGTCTCCACCCCCTCACCCGCCCCGGGAGCCGTCCTCCAGGACCGGCTCGCGGGCTGGGTCTCGGATCTCACCACCCTGCACGAACTCACCGAGCGGCTCGCCCGCACCGGCGCCCTCGACGACGCCCTGCACGAGCTGCTCCGCGCCGGTGCCGCCCTCGTCGGCGCCCGTCGCGGCCTGGTCGTGCTCGAGCCCGCCGACGGGCACGGGCCCAGCTCCACGGTCGGCCTGGGGCTCGCCCATGCGGATCTCGGGCACCTGGAGACGGTGCCGCGCACGGCCACCTCGTACGGGCAACTCATCGACAATCCGGTCGGACTGCCCGGCAGCGGCGCCGAGATCGCGCACGCCGACCTGCTCGCCGAGGACGGCCTCGACCCCCGCCACCGCGAGGTCGCGGCCCGGCTCGGCTACGCGGCGAGCTATGCGCTGGCCCTGTCCACCGAGTCGGCCGGGCGGCTCGGCGCCGTGGTCTGGCTGTACGACGAGCCGGCCGAGCCCGTCGAGCGCCAGCGCCATCTGGTCGGGCTCTACGCGCGGTACGCCACCGAGCACTTGGCCCGCCTCGTCGAGCTGGAGCGCGGCCGCACCAAGCTGGCCACCATCGCCGAGGAGCTGCTGCCCAGCCGGCTCGCCCGGGTCGCCGGCGTCCAGCTCGCCGCCCGGCACCGCACCGGGCCGCGCGGCGGCGGCGACTGGTACGACGCGCTGCCGCTGCCCGAAGGCGCGCTGGGTCTTGCCGTCGGGTCGGTCACCGGGGCGGGGCCGAGCGCGGTCGCGGCGATGGGACGGCTCAGGGCCTCGCTGCGTGCGTACGCCGTCATGGAGGGCGAGGACCCCGTCGCCGTCCTGTCCGACCTCGAACTCCTGATGCGGCTGACCGAGCCCGCGCGCAGCGCCACCGCCCTGTTCGCGTACTGCGAACCGAAGCAGCGCAAGATCGTGCTCGCCGGGGCCGGGCACGCCCCGCCGCTGGTCATCGGCGAGCGGCGGACCGAGTTCGTGGAGACCTCGCTGTCCGCGCCGCTCGGGATGCTCTCCTGCTGGGAGGCGCCCAGCGTGGAGCTGTCGCCGGAGCCGGGCGAGACGGTGCTGCTCTACACGGACGGCCTGCTGCACCGCACGGGCGATGCGATGGACCGGGCCTTCGGGCGGCTGCACGCGGCCGCCGCGAGCGTGCCGAAGTCGTTGCGCGACGACCCCGGATCGATCGCGGACCATGTGCTGCGGCACGTGCTGCCGGACGGGCTCGACGAGGCGGACAGCCAGGAGGACGTCGTGATTCTCGCGGCCCGCTTCGAGTAG